A stretch of the Equus caballus isolate H_3958 breed thoroughbred chromosome X, TB-T2T, whole genome shotgun sequence genome encodes the following:
- the G6PD gene encoding glucose-6-phosphate 1-dehydrogenase isoform X1 — protein MGTRTNGAELHADPRGIWDAAQRRQGQQAARGRAAGAESIMAEQVALSRTQVCGILREELYQGNAFHQSDTHIFIIMGASGDLAKKKIYPTIWWLFRDGLLPEDTFIVGYARSRLTVADIRKQSEPFFKATPEEKPKLEEFFARNSYVAGQYDDSASYKRLNSHMNALHQGSQANRLFYLALPPSVYEAVTKNIHETCMSQTGWNRIIVEKPFGRDLQSSDQLSNHISSLFREDQIYRIDHYLGKEMVQNLMVLRFANRIFGPIWNRDNIACVILTFKEPFGTEGRGGYFDEFGIIRDVMQNHLLQMLCLVAMEKPASTDSDDVRDEKVKVLKCISEVQADHVVLGQYVGNPSGEGEATKGYLDDPTVPRGSTTATFAAVVLYVENERWDGVPFILRCGKALNERKAEVRLQFRDVAGDIFQQQCKRNELVIRVQPNEAVYTKMMTKKPGMFFNPEESELDLTYGNRYKNVKLPDAYERLILDVFCGSQMHFVRSDELREAWRIFTPLLHKIEREKLTPIPYIYGSRGPAEADELMKKVGFQYEGTYKWVNPHKL, from the exons ATGGGGACGCGGACGAACGGCGCGGAGCTGCATGCGGACCCGCGAGGCATCTGGGACGCGGCGCAGCGGCGGCAAGGACAGCAGGCGGCCCGCGGCCGGGCGGCCGGGGCAG AGAGCATCATGGCAGAACAGGTGGCCCTGAGCCGGACCCAGGTGTGTGGGATCCTGCGGGAAGAGCTATACCAGGGCAATGCCTTCCATCAGTCCGATACACACATCTTCATCATCATGGGTGCATCG GGCGACCTGGCCAAGAAGAAGATCTACCCCACCATCTG GTGGCTGTTCCGGGATGGCCTTCTGCCCGAAGACACCTTCATCGTGGGCTACGCCCGCTCCCGTCTCACAGTGGCTGACATCCGCAAGCAGAGCGAGCCCTTCTTCAAA GCCACCCCAGAGGAGAAGCCCAAGCTGGAGGAGTTCTTTGCCCGCAATTCCTATGTGGCTGGCCAGTATGACGACTCAGCCTCCTACAAACGTCTCAACAGCCATATGAACGCCCTTCACCAGGGGTCGCAGGCCAACCGCCTCTTCTACCTGGCCTTGCCCCCCAGCGTCTATGAGGCCGTCACCAAGAACATCCATGAGACCTGCATGAGCCAGAC AGGCTGGAACCGCATCATTGTGGAGAAGCCCTTCGGACGGGACCTGCAGAGCTCTGACCAGCTGTCCAACCACATCTCCTCCCTGTTCCGCGAAGACCAGATCTACCGCATTGACCACTACCTGGGCAAGGAGATGGTCCAGAATCTCATGGTGCTGAG GTTTGCAAACAGGATCTTCGGCCCGATCTGGAACCGGGACAACATCGCCTGTGTCATCCTCACTTTCAAGGAGCCCTTTGGCACTGAGGGCCGCGGGGGCTACTTCGATGAATTTGGGATCATCCG GGACGTGATGCAGAACCACCTCCTGCAGATGCTGTGTCTGGTGGCAATGGAGAAGCCCGCCTCCACCGACTCGGACGACGTACGCGATGAGAAG GTCAAGGTGTTGAAATGTATCTCAGAGGTGCAGGCGGACCACGTGGTCCTGGGTCAGTACGTGGGGAACCCCAGCGGAGAGGGCGAGGCCACCAAAGGGTACCTGGATGACCCCACAGTGCCCCGCGGGTCCACCACTGCCACCTTCGCAGCTGTCGTCCTCTATGTGGAGAACGAGCGGTGGGATG GGGTGCCCTTCATCCTGCGCTGCGGCAAAGCCCTGAATGAACGCAAGGCGGAGGTGCGGCTGCAGTTCCGCGATGTGGCTGGCGACATCTTCCAGCAGCAGTGCAAGCGCAACGAGCTGGTGATCCGTGTGCAGCCCAACGAGGCTGTGTACACCAAGATGATGACCAAGAAGCCCGGCATGTTCTTCAACCCTGAGGAGTCAGAGCTAGACCTGACCTATGGCAACAGATACAAA AACGTGAAGCTCCCTGACGCCTATGAGCGCCTCATCCTGGATGTCTTCTGCGGGAGCCAGATGCACTTCGTGCGCAG TGACGAGCTCCGGGAGGCCTGGCGGATCTTCACGCCGCTGCTGCACAAGATTGAGCGTGAGAAGCTCACCCCCATCCCCTACATTTACGGCAG CCGAGGCCCTGCGGAGGCAGACGAGCTGATGAAGAAAGTGGGCTTCCAGTATGAGGGCACCTACAAGTGGGTGAACCCCCACAAGCTCTGA
- the G6PD gene encoding glucose-6-phosphate 1-dehydrogenase isoform X2, which produces MAEQVALSRTQVCGILREELYQGNAFHQSDTHIFIIMGASGDLAKKKIYPTIWWLFRDGLLPEDTFIVGYARSRLTVADIRKQSEPFFKATPEEKPKLEEFFARNSYVAGQYDDSASYKRLNSHMNALHQGSQANRLFYLALPPSVYEAVTKNIHETCMSQTGWNRIIVEKPFGRDLQSSDQLSNHISSLFREDQIYRIDHYLGKEMVQNLMVLRFANRIFGPIWNRDNIACVILTFKEPFGTEGRGGYFDEFGIIRDVMQNHLLQMLCLVAMEKPASTDSDDVRDEKVKVLKCISEVQADHVVLGQYVGNPSGEGEATKGYLDDPTVPRGSTTATFAAVVLYVENERWDGVPFILRCGKALNERKAEVRLQFRDVAGDIFQQQCKRNELVIRVQPNEAVYTKMMTKKPGMFFNPEESELDLTYGNRYKNVKLPDAYERLILDVFCGSQMHFVRSDELREAWRIFTPLLHKIEREKLTPIPYIYGSRGPAEADELMKKVGFQYEGTYKWVNPHKL; this is translated from the exons ATGGCAGAACAGGTGGCCCTGAGCCGGACCCAGGTGTGTGGGATCCTGCGGGAAGAGCTATACCAGGGCAATGCCTTCCATCAGTCCGATACACACATCTTCATCATCATGGGTGCATCG GGCGACCTGGCCAAGAAGAAGATCTACCCCACCATCTG GTGGCTGTTCCGGGATGGCCTTCTGCCCGAAGACACCTTCATCGTGGGCTACGCCCGCTCCCGTCTCACAGTGGCTGACATCCGCAAGCAGAGCGAGCCCTTCTTCAAA GCCACCCCAGAGGAGAAGCCCAAGCTGGAGGAGTTCTTTGCCCGCAATTCCTATGTGGCTGGCCAGTATGACGACTCAGCCTCCTACAAACGTCTCAACAGCCATATGAACGCCCTTCACCAGGGGTCGCAGGCCAACCGCCTCTTCTACCTGGCCTTGCCCCCCAGCGTCTATGAGGCCGTCACCAAGAACATCCATGAGACCTGCATGAGCCAGAC AGGCTGGAACCGCATCATTGTGGAGAAGCCCTTCGGACGGGACCTGCAGAGCTCTGACCAGCTGTCCAACCACATCTCCTCCCTGTTCCGCGAAGACCAGATCTACCGCATTGACCACTACCTGGGCAAGGAGATGGTCCAGAATCTCATGGTGCTGAG GTTTGCAAACAGGATCTTCGGCCCGATCTGGAACCGGGACAACATCGCCTGTGTCATCCTCACTTTCAAGGAGCCCTTTGGCACTGAGGGCCGCGGGGGCTACTTCGATGAATTTGGGATCATCCG GGACGTGATGCAGAACCACCTCCTGCAGATGCTGTGTCTGGTGGCAATGGAGAAGCCCGCCTCCACCGACTCGGACGACGTACGCGATGAGAAG GTCAAGGTGTTGAAATGTATCTCAGAGGTGCAGGCGGACCACGTGGTCCTGGGTCAGTACGTGGGGAACCCCAGCGGAGAGGGCGAGGCCACCAAAGGGTACCTGGATGACCCCACAGTGCCCCGCGGGTCCACCACTGCCACCTTCGCAGCTGTCGTCCTCTATGTGGAGAACGAGCGGTGGGATG GGGTGCCCTTCATCCTGCGCTGCGGCAAAGCCCTGAATGAACGCAAGGCGGAGGTGCGGCTGCAGTTCCGCGATGTGGCTGGCGACATCTTCCAGCAGCAGTGCAAGCGCAACGAGCTGGTGATCCGTGTGCAGCCCAACGAGGCTGTGTACACCAAGATGATGACCAAGAAGCCCGGCATGTTCTTCAACCCTGAGGAGTCAGAGCTAGACCTGACCTATGGCAACAGATACAAA AACGTGAAGCTCCCTGACGCCTATGAGCGCCTCATCCTGGATGTCTTCTGCGGGAGCCAGATGCACTTCGTGCGCAG TGACGAGCTCCGGGAGGCCTGGCGGATCTTCACGCCGCTGCTGCACAAGATTGAGCGTGAGAAGCTCACCCCCATCCCCTACATTTACGGCAG CCGAGGCCCTGCGGAGGCAGACGAGCTGATGAAGAAAGTGGGCTTCCAGTATGAGGGCACCTACAAGTGGGTGAACCCCCACAAGCTCTGA